The Trueperaceae bacterium genomic sequence CGCGTCGAGATCGGCAGTCCCGGCTTCGTCAAGGCGTCGATGGACGCCGCCGGCGTCCCCGCCGTCGCGCGCGACGCCGTCGCCCGCGCGCTCGACCGCAAGGACCCCAGCGGCGTCGACGCGGCGCTCCGCGCCGCCGGCGCGACCGGCCCAGCCGCCGACGCGGTCCGGGCGATCCCCGACCTGTACGGCGGCGTGGAGCTCGTCGACGCCGCCCGCGACGTGGCCACCTCCGACGCCGCTCACGCCGCCCTCGACCACCTCGCAGGCGTCCTCGCGGAGTTCGAGGACGCCCGCGAGCTGCTGCTCGACCTCGGCATGGCGCGGCGCCTGTCGTACTACACCGGCGTCACCTTCCGCGCCTACACCGTCGATTACGGCCAACCGCTGCTCGGTGGGGGGCGCTACGACGGCGCGTGGTTGCCCTACGCCGCCGGGTTCTCCATGGGCCTCGAGCGGCTCCGCGCGGCGTTGGACGCCCGCGACGCGACGCACCCCGCCGCCGACGTCGTCGCGCTCGACGACGCCGGCGCCCGCGCCCTGCGGCGGGCCGGCGTCCGCGTGGCGCGCGCCGTCGCCGGCGACGTCGCCGGCGCCCGCGCCGAAGCGCGCCACCAGCGCGCGCCGTGGCTGCTGGTCGACGGCGCGATCGTGCCGGCCGAGGCGGACGCCGAGACCGCACCCGAGGCCGCCGCCGACCGTGCCCGCCTCGAGGCGGCGTTGGAGGCCGGCGATGCCTGACGCCGGACGTCCCCTCGTCGTCGCGCTCCCCAAGGGCCGCGTCCTGCACGAGGCGCTCGCCGCGTTGCGCGCCGCCGGCCTCGACCTCCGCGTCGAGGGGGGCGAGCGGGTGTTGCGGCACGAGGGCCCGAGCGGGACGGTCCTCCTCATGCGCAACGCCGACGTCCCGACCTTCGTCGGGCTGGGCGTGGCGGACGCCGGCGTCGTCGGCAAGGACGTGCTGATGGAGGCCGACGCGGCGGTGTACGAGCCGGTCGACCTCGGCTTCGCCCGCTGCCGCATGTCGCTCGTGCGGCCCGCCGGCGCGCACGGCCCGATCCGTCGCGTGGCCAGCAAGTACCCCCGCGTCACCGCCCGCTACCTCGCCGAGGTGGGCAGCGACGCGGAGATCGTTGCGCTCAAGGGCAACGTCGAGCTGGCCGCCCTCACCGGCCTCGCCGACGCCGTCGTCGACGTCGTGCAGACCGGCGCGACCCTCGAAGCGAACGACCTGGCCGAGGTCGACGTGCTGTTCACGTCCACCGCCCGCTTCGTCGTCAACCGCGCGGCGCTCAAGGTCCGCTCCGCGGAGATGAAACCGCTGATCGCCCGGTTACGCTCCGGCGCATGACCGACGCCACCCTCGCCCACGTCCGCGACGAACTCCGGCGCGCCGACCTCGACGCCTGGTTGATCTACGACTTCCGCGGCACGAACCCGATCGCGCGCCGCGTGCTGGACCTCGACGCGGGCCTCCTCAGTCGACGCATCTTCGCCCTCGTCCCGCGCGAGGGCGTCCCCCGCCTCCTCGTCAGCCGCCTCGAGATCGGGTCGCTCCGCGCGCCCGCCTTCAATGTGCGGGCGTACGGCGGCCGCGCGGAGCTCGAACGCGAATTGCGCGCCCTCCTGCCGGCCGGGGGGCGCGTCGCGATGGAGTTCAGCCCGCGCGCGGACCTGCCCTACGTCTCCCACGTCGACGCCGGCACCGTGCAGTGGCTCGGGGCGCTCCTCGCCGAGACCGGCGGGACGCTGCACGGCTCCGCCGACCTGCTGCAGAGCTTCGCCGCCTGGACGCCCGCGCAGGTGGCGGCGCACCGCGAAGCGGCGGACGCCGTCATGGAGGTCCTCGAGGGGGCCTGGGCCGCGATCGACGCGCGGCTCGCGGCGGGGGAGACGGTCCGCGAGACCGAGGTCCAGGCCCACGTCGCCGACGCGTTCGACGCGCGCGGCCTCACGTACGCGCACCGCGCGATCGTGGGGTTCGGACCGAACGGCGGCGACCCGCACTACGTCCCGCGGCCCGGCGAGGACCGCGCCCTCGCGCCGGGCGACCCGATCCTCATCGACCTGTTCGCCCGCCGGCCGGAGGCCGGCGCACCGTACGCCGACGTCACCTGGATGGGCGTGTACGGGGCGCCCGACCCGGCGTTCGTGGCGGCCTGGGAGGCGGTGCGCGACGCCCGCGAGGTGGGCGTCGCGACCCTTCGGGCGGCGTTCGCCGAGGGCCGCCCGATCCAGGGGTGGGAGGTGGACCGCGCCGTCCGCACCCACCTCACCGACGCGGGGTTCGGCGAGGCGTTCGTGCACCGGACCGGGCATTCGCTCGGGTCGGAGCACACGCACGGCGACGCGGTGCATTTCGACGACTTCGAGACGTTCGATACGCGCGAGGTCCGACCCGACCTGGGCCTCACGATCGAGCCCGGCGTCTACCTGCCCGCGTTCGGGGTCCGCAGCGAGCTCGACGTGCTGATCACCGACGCCGGCGTTGAGGTGACCACCGGTCGACAGACCGACCTGCGCGTCGTCGGGGGCTGAGGCGAAAGGCGGGGCCCACCCCCGCCGGCATTCGACACGCCGGGGTTACGCGGGGTGTAAGGTTATGCGCAACCTTTGAAGGAGGTGTTGCCGGTGACCGCATTCCGTGTTCTTCCCTGGCTGTTCGTGCTCGTTCTCTCGTTCGGGAGCGCGCTTGGACAGGAAACCTTCCGCATCGCGATCGGCGTCGATCCCGACACGCTGGACCCGCAACAGAGCACCACGACGACGGTGGACAACGTCATGGACTACGTCGCCGAGGGCCTCGTCACGATCGACGCGAGCGGCCAGACGCAACCGGCGCTCGCGACGTCGTGGACGACGAGCGACGACGGGCTCACCCTCGACGTCGAGCTTCGCCAGGGCGTCACCTTCCACGACGGCACGTCGCTGACCTCCGCCGAGGTCGTCTGGACCTTCGAGCGCCTGCTCGACCCCGACGTCCGCAACCCGCGCCGCGGCCCGATCGCGGCCATCGAGTCGGTCGAGGCGACCGGCGAGCACGCCGTCCGCTTCAACCTCTCCGAGCCCGCGCCGTACCTCGTCGGGGCGCTGTCGATGACGACCAACGTCATCCTTCCCCCGTCGATCGTGGACGTCGAGGGCAACAGCTACGAGAACGTCACGCACCTCGTCGGGACCGGCCCCTACCGCTTCGTCGAGCGCGCCCTCGGCGAGCGGGTCGTCGTCGAACGCTTCGACGACTACTGGGGCGAGAACCCGTACTACGAGCAGGTCGTCTTCCAGGTCGTGCCCGAAGCGACCACCCGCCAGAGCCTCGTGCTCGCCGGGCAGGTCGACCTGGCGATCCTCCCGCCCACCTCCGACATCCCGGCGCTGGAGGCGAACCCCCGCACCGAGGTGGTGCTCGGGCCCAGCAACCGCACCATCTTCATCGCCATCAACAACACCGACCCGGCGCTCGACGACCCCCGCGTCCGGC encodes the following:
- a CDS encoding ATP phosphoribosyltransferase regulatory subunit yields the protein MSRAPVDGTRAYLPDAATARRGYRRALHALYEAWGYRPVEVPALEHYDPDHPRADQSFKLSDTGGDVLALRSDVTPAVARLVRGAWPRLADPGAAPHPVRLQIDATVWQASRPEIERIREFTQVGVELLGVRHPRADAELIHLARESVRTVGLEPRVEIGSPGFVKASMDAAGVPAVARDAVARALDRKDPSGVDAALRAAGATGPAADAVRAIPDLYGGVELVDAARDVATSDAAHAALDHLAGVLAEFEDARELLLDLGMARRLSYYTGVTFRAYTVDYGQPLLGGGRYDGAWLPYAAGFSMGLERLRAALDARDATHPAADVVALDDAGARALRRAGVRVARAVAGDVAGARAEARHQRAPWLLVDGAIVPAEADAETAPEAAADRARLEAALEAGDA
- the hisG gene encoding ATP phosphoribosyltransferase, giving the protein MPDAGRPLVVALPKGRVLHEALAALRAAGLDLRVEGGERVLRHEGPSGTVLLMRNADVPTFVGLGVADAGVVGKDVLMEADAAVYEPVDLGFARCRMSLVRPAGAHGPIRRVASKYPRVTARYLAEVGSDAEIVALKGNVELAALTGLADAVVDVVQTGATLEANDLAEVDVLFTSTARFVVNRAALKVRSAEMKPLIARLRSGA
- a CDS encoding M24 family metallopeptidase gives rise to the protein MTDATLAHVRDELRRADLDAWLIYDFRGTNPIARRVLDLDAGLLSRRIFALVPREGVPRLLVSRLEIGSLRAPAFNVRAYGGRAELERELRALLPAGGRVAMEFSPRADLPYVSHVDAGTVQWLGALLAETGGTLHGSADLLQSFAAWTPAQVAAHREAADAVMEVLEGAWAAIDARLAAGETVRETEVQAHVADAFDARGLTYAHRAIVGFGPNGGDPHYVPRPGEDRALAPGDPILIDLFARRPEAGAPYADVTWMGVYGAPDPAFVAAWEAVRDAREVGVATLRAAFAEGRPIQGWEVDRAVRTHLTDAGFGEAFVHRTGHSLGSEHTHGDAVHFDDFETFDTREVRPDLGLTIEPGVYLPAFGVRSELDVLITDAGVEVTTGRQTDLRVVGG
- a CDS encoding ABC transporter substrate-binding protein, producing the protein MTAFRVLPWLFVLVLSFGSALGQETFRIAIGVDPDTLDPQQSTTTTVDNVMDYVAEGLVTIDASGQTQPALATSWTTSDDGLTLDVELRQGVTFHDGTSLTSAEVVWTFERLLDPDVRNPRRGPIAAIESVEATGEHAVRFNLSEPAPYLVGALSMTTNVILPPSIVDVEGNSYENVTHLVGTGPYRFVERALGERVVVERFDDYWGENPYYEQVVFQVVPEATTRQSLVLAGQVDLAILPPTSDIPALEANPRTEVVLGPSNRTIFIAINNTDPALDDPRVRQALNYAVDKEAIIQGILFGAAEPMDAPMADSLFGYEEVGMYPYDPEKARELLAEAGIEEGELELDFMAPTGRYVQDFPAAQAIANFLREVGIDTQVRTMDWPTYVGTMLEPPEENTTQLHLLGWAPSYMDSAQQMEQFQSGQHPPNGLATSFYENPEVDALIDEAARELDPERRAALYGEAGTQIWEDAPWIFLWVQSFPMVHSAEVTNIGGFPNEKFDAIYARPAD